acatgctaatttttggtactgatttggatcgagtgaatgaaacaaaagaattcttgagttcaaaatttgaaatgaaagatatgggtgaggcagatgtgattttgggagtgaaaattattagaactccaaatggcatttgtctcagccaagctcactatgttgaaaagctTCTTAAAAAGTTTGATTCATTTTATGTCGATCCAATCAAGACCCCTTATGATATAAGCATTcatttaaagaaaaacaaaggtgaTCCTGTTTGTCAATCTGAGTATGCTaaaattattggtagtgttatgtttctcatgaactatactagacctgacattgcctaTTCTGTAAGTAGATTGAGCAGGTACACCCATAACCCAAGCAATGAGCATTGGGGTGCGTTAAGGCGATTGCTTAGGTACCTaaggggtaccatggattggggaTTGCACTACTCCAAATTTCCAGGAGCATTGGAGGGTTATTGTGATGCCAACTGGGTATCTGGAAATGATGAAGTCAACTCCACTAGTGGTTATgtcttcaccctagggggtggagctgtctCTTGGAAATCCTGTaagcaatcttgtactgctatgtctactatggaatctgagtttattgctcttgaattggcaggtcatgaggcagaatggttgaggaaCGTGCTTGCAGACATTccactgtgggggaagccagctccttcagttgcacttcattgtgattctcAATCTGCTATTGCCGTGGCAAACAACCAAGCCTACAATggaaagaaaagacacattcgtttgaggcacaaggctgTCAAAGAATTGCTGTCAAGTGGAGTGATATCACTGGACTATGTCAAGTCCGAAAAAAACAtcgcggatccgttaacgaaaggcctatgtaagaaactagttttggaaacgtcGGAGGGGATAGGCTTGAGgcccattggatgaattgtaaggtaatgaactcctactcaccatgagttcaaaggggaacattatgtaataattcagaagcacaaattttattttctgtccatcccttagatgtttatgatgtgcttgctattattgaacgaggttgagcatacggctcttaatgaacccatatccatatttttggtggtgtgatgtagctcacacttgatgggattcacctacttaggtgtggaagtgaggccgcttcctatgagaattgcatgggctattctctagagcacctatgagcatccaggttatggacgtatggccagtataatgcgtcacttttattggcggagattcagaatatcatacatgttcaattgtgtgctttgagtaatgagtttctaaccccctattaagttcaatacgaaagtcacttggtaggaaagagattctagcttgaatgtcactaagtgtcaattcaagtcgcaagacattgacacctattcaattgtttgttttgcccagaaattcaattcttttacttctttctttttcttctcatcttcggacctgtgggggattgttggaaatcctagtgagaaaacaaaagaaaatgagtgggaaaatgtgggaatatgaaaagtcccacatgggaaaaacacaaaccatattcaatgtttatatttgggggtttgagggaaacatttgtttaagaaagcatgtgagtggcatgggtggtcacaacacacacacgcgcgccgggccgggctcgggcgagggccgtgggccttgggccttggtacttggcgaatgcggttcgcgggcgtggggtgggttttgtgggccgggttattctttttggtcaagGGCGGTTTGATTAAGTCAGAAGACTTAATCAACCCACTAACTTTGGAAACTGCTCCATTAATCACGTCATTACTCCCCACTAGCCGTTTTATGACTGTTGCAGTTCCCCATTACTCCCGTAACTTCTCCACTAGCCGTTTTTTGCTGTTACAGCTTCCCAAAAGCCTCACTATAAATTCATCGTTCATTTCCACAAAAATATACAGAAACTTACAATCACATCTCTCTCTCAAATTCCTCTCtttctgggcaaatattctggtctccaatcggggattgtgagtgcacataattctcggtgtcgtgtaaaccctggagggcaaccgcaagcgttctactgcatcggaggtagcgcggaattgtcttttagagcagtggtccgGCCACGGCACGACAATTGTTTCAGTTCGTATTACGCAATATCCAGTTAAGTCGTTCCAATTACTTATTTAGCTAACAAGTAGTACCCGATTAATTTCAAGGCTCACTAGTAAATTATGGAATTGAACCCATGTGGTCAGAGTCTGCATGATTTTATTGATGTCCGATTATCATGAATGAGAACGACATCAATTATGTACTCACTCCTCCGTACTACACTAAACATTATGAATGTATTTGAATGAATATCACACATCTATATAAATCCGCAAAGATGAGTTGTCATAAAAGAAATTTATCGTTTATATGATGTTCTCATAAACCCGTAAAATCCTAGCAGGGCACGGGCACGGGCACCACACAGTGCTCTCGTTCTCTGACTCTCAGTATCGAGGTTTCTGTATTCTCTGCATAGTTGAGGCGGCTAGACTGCAACTTCATCACGGAAGCAAAATCAAAGCATAGCAGTAGTAACACGCACATTATTCATGCTCCTCCAAGTCTGTTACATATTTCTGTACTAAGCACGTTATGTATGatgcaatttcaattttttgaattttggagtTTCTGAAATCTCAAACTAAACGACTGAAATAACTTCAAAGTCCGAAAAAGAATTGATATAACATAAAGATAAATGCAGTACATATCTCCTAGACTAGAATCAGCAACCcctcagaaaaaaaaaaagatcaacAAATGTAGCTACAAGTATACAACCATACAAATTGAGGTCATAACcaacttcaaacttcaaactgcATCATCCTTCATCTGCAATTTAGGTTTTTCCATTGTCACCTGTACAAATTTGCCCGGATAAACTTGATAAAGCAACAAAAGAGCAAGGGATATGGCCTCACGGAGTCACGGGATTGCTAACTTGCTCATAGCATACAACAATAGATATCATATCTAGTTATTTACACCACAACAAGAACATGGCAAATGATAATGGTATACTATATATGTCATCTAAGTTTACCTCTTCTTGAGCGCTCATACTAGTATGTGTCTCAAACTACTTAATACTGATCACACCATGCGTGGCTGGCAACTTCAACTCCTAAAAGCGGCTTGAAGTTGTTTCTTGATGAATCTTGGTTTCCAAGCAATAATAAATACCAAGTATTAACAATATGAACCTTAAACCTCAATTCTCGACGATTCTTCTGAAGTAGAGGCACTGTCTCCATTTTCTTCTGGCATAGTATAAGAATCAAGTTTCCTCGATATtctttcatcatcatcatcgtgtTCAGAGTCTGAGCTTCCATCAGTTTCCCTTTCAGGACATTCAATTTGCACACACTCATCAGCTGGGCTAGGCAAGCTTGTATAGCTCTCAGAATCGTTACTCCGACCTGACACCGTGAGGTCTTCCTTTTTAACAACATTGAACACTATCCCGTTATGGATTCTCTCTGGCTGCAAAAGATCTCCTTCGGTAACAGTAATACTACTAGATCCGCTCAGCCCTGCTCGGCTTCCAGAATCTCGCAACTCATGATCTGCGTTCTCAGAGTTCCTGTCTAGTGCGGCTCCCCTAGATTCCCTGGACACTGTTTGCATTACAGCAGAGTTCAGATGTCCTGTCAGACTTTGCTTTGTTTCAGCGTCCATGTCCAAACTCTGAACAAAGTCAATGAACATGTTAGCAGAGGCAGTCCTCATGAGGGGTCCACCAGATCTTGTCCATGTGTTGAGATCTATGTTCTCAGACTCGCTGTCACTGCTATCATGTATGTTCCGGAACGTTCTATGATGGCGGCTTGAAGAAGATCCACCCGCTTGTTGAAAGGATGCAACTTCAGCGAGTACTTCTTCGTCGAGAGATCCAGTTGAATTCTCTCGAGCAATACAATTCCACGATGGTATTCTTTTTGAAGCATTGAATCTAACAGTGTTGGAAAGATTTGGAGTGTGGGTCTGAGAAGCAACTGCAGCAGCTGCTCGCTGAGCGCTCCGCCTCAATCTACGCATGTGGTTGAGAACTGCAACACATTCGTCTAAAGCAAGTTCAATGGCACAATTGGCTTTGATGGCAGAAAGCTTCTCCCAAGTGCATCTTCTCCCCTGGTTTGCTGCCTTTTGGAGTTCACCATATGATGGGTTCTGGATAATTTTTGAGTACTGCAAACAAGAGaaaaaagataaaaacagttaacACCAAATTAACTAAATGCTTTATTTGTTGTATTAGGAGGAAAACACGGGAATAAACAAGCTCTTTCCGTTGGAATAGATCCATTAACATGGTTAAGATACCACAGTTTCTTGGTAGATAAGATTACCCCCAAAATATTCTAGTAAACAATTCAAAGGACAAAGACAGAAAAAGTATTAGAGAAAAAGTAGGATGAAGTTATGGTACAAAGTTGAATATTGAGGCCATTAAATACAAGAGAAAAAACATTCTGGAGTCAACAATCAACTAATCCATAATTGTAACGGGTTAAAAATGTCATTTCTTGAAAAAATACGGCAGACAAAAACCAAATACCCCAGATTCATGGCCAAGGCCAAAAAGTGATCTTGTCAGGTAAATTGAACAATAAAATTGCTGTAGCTTCTACTGTAAAATTGATCTGAtgtaacaaaagaacattagatCATTGAAAGAAAAATTTTTGAGCTCAAAATACCAAACTTTTGGATGAAGGAACAGGAAAAgaaaacaactaaatttttagTGGTATAAAGAAATTCATAATATCACAAACttccttaaaaaaaaaccacccacaaacttgaaagagaaaacatcaaacaaactcgAGATTTATCATTTATGTCAGAAATTACCTGAGCAAGCGTGGCAGGCATCACCACTGTGACATCACCCTCCCAAGCCTGAGCAAACAATTTAGCAATCCCTCCCATGGGAAAACCTAGTTCCAATATCTGGTTGCATCTGTGTTTCACTTCCATCTCAGCCAAATGAGCAAGCTTCAAATTACGACAAAAGCCAATATTAGTTCCTCGTTACTAAGCTTATACAAATGCGAGCACacaaggaaaaaaaagaaagtgGCATTCTTGAAAATCCCAATCGAACAAATGCATCAATCTATATGTTCCAGCAGGCCAGCAGAAGCTAGCTTCAATCAGGTAAGTactaatttaaattttaatgagAAAACAAATTTATTCTGATCTTATTTACACACCATATGTTTCATCACCGTTCTCCTTTTGTTAAAATTCTTATTCTCAccccaaaaaaaagaaatgtaCCCTGAACTAGATTTTATTTCCtcccaatcaacaaaaaataatgTTAACCTCATTACTTGCAAGACTTATTGATAACTCCTCGCCAACTCCGATAAACACAACTCTCATTTTATCCAGTGCAGCAATTGCTTTTTTAAGAAACAATCCCCCACACGGTGAAAATAGAACATAGTTGATCCAACTGTTTAAAAGCCACCATATTCCATTAATCCCTTTTGGCTGTTAACAAATTCCTGGTAGTTTGATAACCACCAGTTTTACCTAATACGCTCATTTACCCTGCGTACTACGTACTGAGTACACCAGTATTACGTGTTGTTGTGGAACACTTTGGACTAGTTTAACATAATTAGGTAACGCATTGCGTACCCGTACTCGTACAGCGTATTGAAGCGTACTGCGTACTCGGTACCATTGAACGAATAAGTCACAGTGGCTAATCACAACAATTTTCATGGTATCAACCTAAAGAATAAGTGATTTTACCAAGATCGATCAATCATCGAGTCTAGAAGTTGATTGGAAGTTAACAGACAAGTTACCGAATAATAAAGGGAAAATGTTACAAGAAGGATCCCAAACAGTCACATCTACATACTTGTCAGTGTATTGATTATAGTCACTACACCAGTACAACACCTTCCTAGTTAGTAGTTAGTAGCTGAAGCAATTCAAAGATGGTCATGAATGTCATGATCTACATAATGACTAGCCTAATCTAGATAATCTATAATTAATGTCAATGTTACAAAAATTTTACTAAACAACTTCAACCGAGCCCAGCATCAGAAGGATACAATTCAAATCTTGCTAATTACTTCATCACCTTTTTAAGTCAAGCTCTATGATCTTGTGAACAACTTGATTGTTTTTCTAGTCCTACTTGCATAAGTAAAGGGACTAAATGAAACAATTATCTCAAGAAAATAGGTGTAGGCTGGATAATTTCATTGGTTAATAGATGACAATGCTAGCAGGAGGCATATATGTGTTTGTGGGCATTGGCGGACCCACGTTGGGGCCAAGGGGGGCACGTGCCACCCCGGGGGGGTGGGGGGAGAGAAAAAAATAACTGGAAATGTACAAAAATAAGATTTATACTTAGATGTGAACAACTTCACATGAAACGTTTTTTGGTGCAGGGGTTAGTGAGGTTAGTGTCCTTGAGATTTGTCGCTCAGGAGTCGcagtttcaactttcaagggCTAATAATAACATTGGTTTATTTTCATCTTATTTGTTTTCGTcccttttcttatttatttcgtTAATAAATTCACTGGATATCTTTTCAGATTTTTTATATTAATTCTACACGAATCGAAATATTTTCTGCTTTTATTTTTCCATATTTATATTTAATTGGACTATACTATTAAaagtgaaaaaataaaaaagaaagaaaaagaccACGAccattaattttgttaattttcagcTTTTTTTTATTCCTTTTCTTTTAATTCGTTGTATTCTTCTAATAAATCCATTGGTTGTCTCTAGCTTtagcttttttttatttattctacaCCCATGGAAGCATTTTTTGCCTTTTTTTTCCCACCTTTTTATTTAATTGGACAACGTacactattaaaaaaaatactttattgagaacaaaataaattcaattcCATCAAATACTGCTCTATCCTAATAATAGTCACATTCAGTTTTGTACATTTTTTTacacttttagtcatatactacgtatattgataaaaaaaaaatcttaaccaATTTGAAGTTTCATGCAATCAATTAACACAATTTTgacattgaaaaaaaaatccctACGTGTTACCCATTTTCAATACCTAAATTTGTGACATTGTCATTTTATATTTCAACAACTACTACTTAATATATAATTTGTGCCACCCCTGATATAATATCCTAGGTCCGCCACTGTTTGTGGGCAACAAGTATTTACAAATCACTAGTGCAATTACCATAGACAAATATCATATTGTAAACAAGAAAAATTGTGATTTCAGTACAATACCAGTTCTACCAGCAAAGGAATTTGATGGAAAGTAATCTTTTACAGTTAACTGATTTTGAGAATTACAAACAAAACATTAATGCAGGATTGTCAATTAAAGCGCAAAAGAATAAAAGTCATCAATCAAATAAGTGTGTACGTTGAGAATACAATACCTTGGCAGCAAAGTTGCCTCCACAAGCTCTTACGAATTCTTTCAACCTCAACAAAGGTGAAATATGAGGGTTTGCTTGACTAACAATAAAGTGATTAACATTAAAAAGCTCCTTCAAATGCATCATGGGTAAATCACTCTCCAAGCTACCATCCCTCCATCGGCGAGATGGGGTTGTACCTTCCTCAGGCCCAAGATGAAAAGGAGGATGATAAGGTACAAGTTCACCAAACCTATCTTTAGCCATCAGTTCTTGAGCCTCAAAAAGGCCAGGAAATGCACAAGAAGCTGTCACAGCACTCCATATAACAACATGAGGCGAGGTCAAGTAATTTAGGCAACGGGGAGGCTCATGTTTCCTAGGCGAGCATACTGTTATACCAAGAATCCTCCCAGTCATGTCGTAGGCCTCTTGGAAAGTCATATTACTTGTGATATTCCTCAACAACATTTGAAGCTGCCTAATCTCATGAACGGCTCCTTGTGTCATAACCCTTTTAACAATTGTAAAAACACCCCCTATTTGGTCAAAAAACTTAAGAGAATGCCATGAATCCTCAAAGAAACTCTGAAGCTCAGGCCAAGACCTAGTAGCAACTACAGAGCACATGATAGATCCTACACTAGAGCCAGCAATTATACGAGGCAAGAGTTTATGATCCACCAACGTTTTCACAACACCGACATGGAAGGAACCAAGAGAGGCACCACCGCTTAAAAGCAATGCTGTCCTACCAAAAGCATGCCTTGTCTCATGCATGAATGCGAGCTTCTCTTCCAAAATCAGCTCTTCTGAATCTGACTCACAAACCACTTTCAATTGTAAAGTGACTTCATCAATGTACTCCTTTATAAGTTTGGGGACTTGAAGCCTCCCTTTATGAAGCTCGGGGTTACACATATTACCGAGATTCCTCATAAGATCAGCCCTCATGCAAAAGATAATATCTCTCAATGACCCTTCTTGACGACGGTGCCTCAACTCTTGGAGCTTGTTCCTCACAAGCTCCTCATCGTAGAACTCCGCTTCATTCAATTTCGAGGCTTCTTTCTCCAACATTTTCGCAGCATGCGACCATTCCTCATAATTAAGCGCGGTTCTCATCATATTCCGCCAAAACTTCCTCCTATAAGCTATCTCCGCCGTCCTCTTCACATTCGTATATCGTTTCAACACAAAAGCTATAATGGTCACCATTGCCAATATCCCCTGAGGATTCCGGGGATGAAACCACGAAAATACCGGTCCAACATAACCTTTAAACCTACCCATGAGCTCCATTATAGTTCGAACTAATTGGTACCCAAAATGAGACATTGACTTGCAGAATAGTATTCTAAAGGCAATTGTCCTACCAACAATTGAACTAGGTCCAATGGAGAATAAATCAATAGTTGCTTCATTACTTATATCATCCATGGCTACAATCAAGCCTTAAGCTAAACCCAACAAGTTACAAGATGGT
This sequence is a window from Spinacia oleracea cultivar Varoflay chromosome 1, BTI_SOV_V1, whole genome shotgun sequence. Protein-coding genes within it:
- the LOC110804699 gene encoding triacylglycerol lipase SDP1 gives rise to the protein MDDISNEATIDLFSIGPSSIVGRTIAFRILFCKSMSHFGYQLVRTIMELMGRFKGYVGPVFSWFHPRNPQGILAMVTIIAFVLKRYTNVKRTAEIAYRRKFWRNMMRTALNYEEWSHAAKMLEKEASKLNEAEFYDEELVRNKLQELRHRRQEGSLRDIIFCMRADLMRNLGNMCNPELHKGRLQVPKLIKEYIDEVTLQLKVVCESDSEELILEEKLAFMHETRHAFGRTALLLSGGASLGSFHVGVVKTLVDHKLLPRIIAGSSVGSIMCSVVATRSWPELQSFFEDSWHSLKFFDQIGGVFTIVKRVMTQGAVHEIRQLQMLLRNITSNMTFQEAYDMTGRILGITVCSPRKHEPPRCLNYLTSPHVVIWSAVTASCAFPGLFEAQELMAKDRFGELVPYHPPFHLGPEEGTTPSRRWRDGSLESDLPMMHLKELFNVNHFIVSQANPHISPLLRLKEFVRACGGNFAAKLAHLAEMEVKHRCNQILELGFPMGGIAKLFAQAWEGDVTVVMPATLAQYSKIIQNPSYGELQKAANQGRRCTWEKLSAIKANCAIELALDECVAVLNHMRRLRRSAQRAAAAVASQTHTPNLSNTVRFNASKRIPSWNCIARENSTGSLDEEVLAEVASFQQAGGSSSSRHHRTFRNIHDSSDSESENIDLNTWTRSGGPLMRTASANMFIDFVQSLDMDAETKQSLTGHLNSAVMQTVSRESRGAALDRNSENADHELRDSGSRAGLSGSSSITVTEGDLLQPERIHNGIVFNVVKKEDLTVSGRSNDSESYTSLPSPADECVQIECPERETDGSSDSEHDDDDERISRKLDSYTMPEENGDSASTSEESSRIEV